In Desulfosediminicola ganghwensis, a single window of DNA contains:
- the ilvC gene encoding ketol-acid reductoisomerase, whose product MADNYFNTLPLRRQLEELSQCRFMDSTEFDGVDALKGKKIVIVGCGAQGLNQGLNLRDSGLDIAYALRESAISEKRQSWKNAAENDFEVGTYEEKIPTADLVINLTPDKQHTSVVSAVMPLMKEGACLSYSHGFNIVEEGMTVRDDLTVVMVAPKSPGTEVREEYKRGFGVPTLIAVHGENDPKGEGWEIAKAYCCGTGGDRAGVLQSSFIAEVKSDLMGEQTILCGMLQVGSLVLFDKMVEKGMEPGYASKLVQYGWEVTTEALKHGGITNMMDRLSNPAKIRANELAEELKEILTPLFEKHMDDIMSGHFSKTMMEDWANDDTDLLRWRQESRESAFEKAENTDVEITEQEYFDKGILMIAMVKAGVELAFDTMVSAGIKEESAYYESLHETPLIANTVARKKLYEMNVVISDTAEYGNYLFANAAKPLLDEFMKKIDLDVVGKGLELKDCGVDNIELIRVNEAIRYTGVEVIGEELRSYMGAMKSIY is encoded by the coding sequence ATGGCTGACAATTATTTTAATACCTTGCCGCTTCGCAGGCAGCTCGAGGAGCTTTCCCAGTGCCGTTTTATGGATTCAACAGAATTTGACGGAGTTGATGCCCTGAAAGGCAAGAAGATCGTTATTGTCGGCTGTGGTGCCCAGGGCTTGAACCAGGGTCTGAACCTGCGCGACAGCGGTCTTGATATTGCCTATGCTCTGCGTGAGTCTGCAATCAGTGAGAAGCGCCAGTCCTGGAAGAATGCTGCTGAGAACGATTTTGAAGTTGGCACCTACGAAGAGAAAATCCCAACTGCAGATCTGGTTATCAACCTGACCCCTGACAAGCAGCACACCAGCGTTGTTTCAGCTGTAATGCCGCTGATGAAAGAAGGTGCCTGCCTCTCCTATTCCCATGGTTTCAATATCGTTGAAGAAGGCATGACGGTACGGGATGACCTTACCGTAGTTATGGTTGCTCCTAAATCACCTGGAACCGAGGTTCGTGAAGAGTACAAGCGTGGCTTTGGTGTTCCTACCCTGATCGCTGTTCATGGCGAAAATGACCCGAAAGGTGAGGGCTGGGAGATTGCCAAAGCATACTGTTGCGGAACCGGCGGCGATCGCGCAGGTGTTCTGCAGTCTTCTTTCATTGCCGAGGTAAAGTCTGACCTGATGGGTGAGCAGACCATTCTCTGCGGTATGCTCCAGGTTGGTTCTCTGGTGCTGTTCGACAAGATGGTTGAAAAGGGCATGGAGCCGGGTTATGCGTCTAAACTGGTGCAGTATGGCTGGGAGGTGACCACCGAGGCACTCAAGCATGGCGGTATTACCAACATGATGGATCGCCTTTCCAATCCGGCCAAAATACGTGCCAATGAGCTGGCCGAGGAATTGAAGGAAATCCTCACCCCGCTGTTTGAAAAGCACATGGATGACATCATGTCCGGCCACTTCTCAAAGACCATGATGGAAGACTGGGCTAATGACGATACCGATCTGCTGCGCTGGCGTCAGGAGTCCCGTGAATCTGCCTTCGAAAAGGCCGAGAATACTGATGTGGAAATCACCGAGCAGGAGTATTTTGATAAGGGCATCCTGATGATCGCCATGGTTAAGGCTGGTGTTGAACTCGCTTTTGACACCATGGTATCCGCGGGTATCAAGGAAGAGTCCGCCTACTACGAGTCACTGCATGAGACCCCGCTGATTGCCAACACCGTGGCCCGTAAGAAGCTTTACGAGATGAACGTGGTAATCTCCGATACTGCAGAGTACGGAAACTACCTGTTCGCCAACGCAGCCAAGCCGCTTCTTGACGAGTTCATGAAGAAAATCGATCTTGATGTTGTCGGCAAGGGACTCGAGTTGAAAGACTGTGGTGTTGATAATATCGAGCTGATTCGAGTCAACGAGGCGATCCGCTACACCGGTGTCGAGGTTATTGGTGAGGAACTGAGATCCTATATGGGCGCAATGAAGTCAATTTATTAA
- a CDS encoding ComEA family DNA-binding protein yields MKNIFLLFVLIFALATGNVFANTTTDDTSGQPETVAKLSEKVNINTADEAILISLPGIGTKTAAAIVSFRSEHGKFKSIQDLTLVKGIGDKKLQKIEPFLEEI; encoded by the coding sequence ATGAAAAATATTTTTCTACTGTTCGTTCTGATTTTCGCCCTGGCCACTGGAAACGTTTTCGCGAATACAACTACCGATGATACCTCAGGTCAGCCGGAGACTGTTGCCAAACTGTCTGAGAAGGTCAATATTAACACCGCTGATGAGGCAATACTTATCTCTCTGCCAGGCATCGGCACGAAGACAGCAGCGGCCATAGTGAGCTTCAGAAGCGAGCATGGCAAGTTCAAATCCATCCAGGATCTTACCTTGGTGAAAGGTATTGGTGACAAGAAGCTTCAAAAAATAGAGCCCTTTCTGGAAGAAATTTAA
- the trkA gene encoding Trk system potassium transporter TrkA encodes MFGKKKTPPLNILILGLGGVGYYLAQRLAHEECAITVIEPDSKILSQANGQIDARLIKGSALDMSCWQEADAGKMQCLIAATNNDAVNMLSSVIADKFGIDRKIARVRRRDFGKEDSIITSEDLKIDLLINPEELAAQEVVRLIKLNSGNEIIDIAAGEIQLLAAEISAKSPFAHKKLKDIAREFNEFPFRVVAIARDIRTIIPSGDQELLPNDQVFIMAVKRDLPKLMKLTDVHLHRQQKVMILGGGLVGERVAELLEKNVKVTLIEADEDRADQLSYSLAHTEVLHGDGSNSNVLVAAGLLNVDTFIATTGENETNIMSCLLAKNLLRQKKEENPDQFEARTISLVTKEDYLVLAQTTGSNIALNKKVMAGNEILKFIRRSELLSVAHLHGFDAEVVELIASPKSPITKKPLSKLDPYYMDKLIIGAVLGEEGWRVAVGQTHIQENERVIVICPSMYLKDVRKLFMD; translated from the coding sequence ATGTTTGGTAAGAAAAAAACCCCTCCGTTGAATATCCTTATTCTCGGTCTTGGTGGTGTTGGTTATTATCTCGCCCAGAGACTCGCGCACGAAGAATGTGCCATCACCGTCATCGAGCCCGATTCAAAAATTCTTTCCCAGGCCAATGGCCAGATAGATGCCAGGCTCATCAAGGGCAGCGCACTTGATATGAGTTGCTGGCAGGAAGCTGATGCCGGTAAGATGCAATGCCTGATCGCAGCGACCAATAACGATGCGGTCAACATGCTCTCATCCGTTATTGCCGACAAATTCGGTATCGATCGTAAAATTGCCAGGGTGCGAAGAAGAGATTTCGGTAAAGAAGACTCGATAATTACCTCTGAGGATTTGAAAATAGATCTCCTGATCAACCCGGAAGAACTTGCTGCCCAGGAAGTGGTCAGACTTATCAAGTTGAATTCCGGCAACGAGATCATCGATATCGCTGCCGGAGAAATTCAGCTGCTGGCGGCCGAAATCAGCGCGAAGTCACCTTTTGCGCATAAAAAACTCAAAGATATCGCCAGAGAATTCAATGAATTCCCGTTCCGTGTCGTAGCCATAGCCAGGGATATCCGCACCATAATCCCCAGTGGCGACCAGGAGCTTTTACCGAATGATCAAGTTTTTATCATGGCTGTAAAACGCGATCTGCCAAAACTGATGAAACTGACAGATGTCCATCTGCATCGTCAGCAGAAAGTGATGATTCTCGGCGGCGGCCTGGTTGGTGAGCGAGTTGCCGAACTATTGGAAAAAAATGTAAAAGTCACCTTGATTGAGGCCGATGAGGATCGTGCGGACCAACTCTCATACAGTCTGGCCCATACCGAAGTTCTCCATGGTGACGGCTCAAACAGCAATGTACTGGTGGCCGCCGGCCTGCTCAATGTCGACACCTTCATCGCCACAACCGGTGAGAATGAAACCAACATCATGAGCTGTCTGCTGGCCAAAAACCTGCTCCGACAGAAAAAGGAAGAGAATCCTGACCAGTTTGAAGCCAGGACAATCTCGCTGGTAACTAAAGAAGACTACCTGGTTCTCGCCCAGACCACAGGCTCTAATATCGCCCTGAACAAGAAGGTGATGGCGGGTAACGAAATCCTGAAGTTCATCCGTCGCAGCGAACTGCTCTCCGTGGCCCATCTGCACGGTTTCGACGCCGAGGTGGTCGAATTGATAGCATCCCCCAAGTCACCTATTACCAAGAAGCCCCTCTCAAAGCTGGACCCATACTATATGGATAAACTCATTATTGGTGCTGTGTTGGGCGAAGAGGGCTGGAGAGTCGCGGTTGGCCAGACCCACATCCAGGAAAATGAACGGGTTATTGTCATTTGCCCTTCGATGTACCTGAAAGACGTGCGTAAGCTGTTTATGGACTGA
- a CDS encoding HPP family protein — protein MYVRKLVEPIKDNWLEPEMTLQEAVVRLSRASHKGRTVQGMVVLENGTKLVGVLSIKDIIRAIIPSYMEDILREFTWEGMFEDHVKRVKNVKVKDIMSRNVITVKVDDSLIRCADLMIDNSLQRIPVVDDLGRVVGILYIHDLYEKISDLMSSAKE, from the coding sequence ATGTATGTACGAAAACTGGTCGAGCCTATCAAGGATAATTGGCTGGAACCGGAGATGACCCTTCAGGAAGCGGTGGTTCGCCTTTCCAGGGCAAGCCACAAAGGGAGAACCGTGCAGGGAATGGTCGTACTTGAGAATGGCACAAAGCTTGTTGGTGTGCTGTCCATAAAGGATATCATACGAGCAATAATCCCTTCATATATGGAGGACATCCTTCGGGAATTCACCTGGGAAGGGATGTTCGAGGACCATGTCAAGCGCGTGAAAAATGTGAAGGTGAAGGATATCATGTCGCGGAATGTGATAACCGTCAAAGTGGATGATTCACTTATCCGCTGTGCGGATCTCATGATCGACAATTCTCTGCAGCGTATCCCGGTGGTAGATGATTTAGGGAGAGTTGTCGGCATACTCTATATTCATGATCTGTATGAGAAAATTTCAGATTTAATGTCCTCGGCCAAGGAGTAG
- the surE gene encoding 5'/3'-nucleotidase SurE: MTTILITNDDGIHSNGLYALRESLNPLGRTIVVAPDRDNSAVSHSLTMSRPLNLREIAPDTYTVDGTPTDCVILALGRILNEKPDLLVSGINRGANLGDDISYSGTVSAAMEGTIYGVASMALSLAAEEPRDYTLAGRMAHDIAIKILQNPLPAGTLVNINVPGGDSHNGIRITRQGKRLWENAIQKTKDPWGRTRYWIGGGTPVKESGEDTDVKAIHDGYVSITPIHLDLTHHEGIRHLESLWLNS; this comes from the coding sequence ATGACGACTATACTCATCACCAATGACGATGGCATTCACAGCAATGGGCTCTACGCCCTGCGCGAATCCCTCAATCCGCTTGGGAGGACCATAGTGGTCGCACCGGATCGGGACAATTCCGCAGTATCACATTCCCTGACCATGAGCAGGCCGCTCAACCTCCGTGAAATTGCACCCGACACCTATACCGTCGATGGGACACCTACAGACTGTGTAATTCTTGCACTTGGCAGGATACTGAATGAAAAACCGGACTTACTCGTATCAGGCATCAACCGGGGGGCAAATCTTGGCGATGATATTTCCTACTCTGGCACCGTGTCAGCCGCCATGGAGGGAACTATTTACGGTGTAGCCTCCATGGCTCTATCATTGGCAGCAGAGGAACCGAGAGACTATACCTTAGCAGGCAGGATGGCCCATGACATTGCGATCAAAATCCTGCAAAACCCACTACCCGCCGGAACACTGGTAAACATTAACGTCCCCGGTGGTGACAGCCATAATGGTATTCGCATCACCCGGCAAGGGAAGCGGCTTTGGGAAAATGCCATCCAGAAAACCAAGGACCCCTGGGGGCGAACCCGGTACTGGATCGGTGGCGGGACTCCGGTAAAGGAATCCGGTGAGGACACTGATGTAAAGGCCATTCATGACGGCTATGTATCCATTACGCCCATCCACCTTGACTTAACCCACCACGAGGGAATTCGTCATCTGGAATCTCTCTGGTTGAACAGCTGA
- the ilvY gene encoding HTH-type transcriptional activator IlvY yields MNIRELKLFRHLVGSLHFARTSQACNITPSGLTRAMQRLESELGHQLFYRDKRSVSLTPAGLIFKEYAEEAIQRWNELQSALSGDQALRGELSLYCSVTAILSILPDIFSRFRRAFPEVSLHLQTGDAAKALFKLQNREADISVAALPDNPPEAIDFMKIVETPLIFIAPADHTATVAYHGTEIDWRRTPVIVAERGLSRDRIFRWFANIGVVPNIYSQVAGNEAIIAMVGMGCGVGVIPELVLEQSVLKDQVQTLEVTPHLKPFTVGFCTTARNRRNPVVSAFLETAKSEYSWRTPVEHR; encoded by the coding sequence ATGAATATCCGTGAACTGAAACTTTTCCGCCACCTTGTCGGCAGCCTGCATTTTGCAAGAACCAGTCAGGCATGCAATATCACCCCCTCCGGCCTCACCCGGGCAATGCAGCGTCTGGAGAGCGAACTTGGCCATCAACTCTTTTACCGGGATAAGCGCTCGGTCAGCCTGACACCCGCCGGCCTCATCTTCAAAGAATATGCTGAAGAAGCCATCCAGCGCTGGAACGAACTGCAAAGTGCCCTCTCTGGCGACCAGGCTCTGCGGGGCGAACTTTCACTCTACTGTTCCGTAACCGCTATCCTTTCCATTCTGCCGGATATTTTCAGCCGATTCCGCAGAGCTTTCCCCGAGGTATCGCTCCATCTGCAGACCGGTGATGCCGCCAAGGCTCTTTTCAAACTGCAGAACAGAGAGGCGGATATCAGTGTGGCTGCCCTGCCGGATAACCCACCTGAGGCCATAGACTTTATGAAAATTGTTGAGACACCCCTGATTTTCATCGCACCAGCCGATCACACCGCCACTGTGGCCTACCACGGTACTGAAATAGACTGGCGACGAACGCCTGTTATAGTCGCAGAGCGTGGCCTGAGCCGTGACCGGATCTTTCGCTGGTTTGCAAATATAGGCGTAGTACCAAATATTTATTCTCAGGTTGCAGGTAATGAGGCTATAATTGCAATGGTTGGTATGGGTTGCGGAGTCGGCGTTATTCCTGAACTGGTACTTGAACAAAGTGTTTTAAAAGACCAGGTGCAGACTCTGGAAGTAACACCGCACCTCAAGCCATTTACTGTCGGCTTCTGTACCACCGCCAGGAACAGACGTAACCCTGTTGTTTCAGCATTTCTCGAAACAGCCAAATCAGAATATTCCTGGCGCACGCCTGTTGAGCATAGATAA